The genomic region ACGGCTTCGGCTTGCTTGGCGGCCCATTTGACCGATTCCTCGGCAGACATCTGGCCAACGGCCGCCTTCGCCATCATGTCGCAGATGACGAAGTCGTTATAGACCTCGTCCACAGCAGGCCACGACGGCCCGGGATAGCCAGGAGCTGCCGACCAGGCATCCGAGCCCTGTAGCACCATGAGTTTGTCGTTTGGCGTAGAGGTCGGGTCGCTCGACAGGATAGGCATTGGCTTCGGCACGAGGTTGGCGAAGCAAGGATTGTTGTAGCCTTCGCTCGCCTTGAATGCCTCCGGCCAATGGTCCGCGTAGTACTTGAGAAAATCGATCGCGCCCTCCCGGTTCTTGGCGAAATTCCAGATGCCGTAGTACTCCGCCGAGCCGCCCATGATCTGGCGCGCCGGTCCCTTTGGCGGCATCATCACGAACGTGTCGTCGGCTCCTTTCGGATTAGTTTTCTGGAATGTCCGGTACGCCGAGATCGGGTTGATGATCATCGAGCCGATACCGGAGGCGAGGTAGCGGTTATTGCTGGAATCGTCCCACGACAGCACTTCGGGCGTCATAGCATCGTTATAGAGTGCCGCTGCGAACTTGACGGCTTCGACCGTCTCCTTCTTATCGAGCACGACATTCTTGCCAGCTTCGTCCTGAAGCGCGCCACCGAAGGCCCACAATAGCCCGCGCCAAGTCGTATTGGGGTCGTTACTATGGCCGAGCGAAATGCCCACCGGGTGACCTTTGGCCTTCAGCTTCGCCCCGCCTTTGCGCACATTGTCCCAAGTGTCCGGCGTTATACCGATCTCGTCCCACATGCTCTTGCGATACATCGAGGGAAAGCTGATGTAGAAATCGGGAAAGGCCGACCAGGTCTTGTCGTCCTGGTTGTAGCCGATCTGGCGGCCGATCGTGGAAATCTTGCCGTACTTCTTCTCGGTTGCCTCGACGAGGCCTGTCAGATCGACGAGGAATTTACGATATAGATGCGCTCCCCCGGAGCCGTTCCATCCGAAGATGTCGTGACCCGATCCAGCGGAGGCTTCGGCAGCTGCGCGTGCCGCAATATTCCCCACCGGAATGTGGTCGACGGCGACCGAAACGTTGTTCTTGTCGCCCCAATCTTTAGCAAATGCGTCGAACCATTTATCGTACTCGGGGACGAAGTGGCTCCACTGCACGATTGTCAGCGTCTTGGTATCGGCTAACGCCCGCGTCACGAATGGCGCGGAAATGAGTGGGGCAGCAGCAACCGCAAGGCCGGCCTGCTGCACGAAACGGCGTCTCGTGACGCGCGATCTGCGTCCTGTGTCCATCGTCGGTGCCTCCTCTGTTGATTGTCGGTGGGGTGAGGTGCCTCGGGCCGCCGCCTAGCATGAGCACCGGCTTTGGGACCACAATGCCGATGCTCTCACGCTTGGGTATCAGCGCTCTCGCTAAGGTGGCGAATGCCGTCGGTGGGCGGGTAGGGATCAGAGCTGCCCTACCGTCCACGCGCCGCTCCCAGCTACATAGTATGGCTACATCGGCTAGACGGGCGACGAAGTAATCGGCGGGGGTGCCGAGGGCATCGAAGCAATCATGCCATCCGGTCGCACTCCCAAGGCTGGAGGTAACCAGGTCTCGGCGACACTGAACTTCACGTTCGGCTTTTGCGGGAGAGAGGACGTCGATATCGAGCGTTGCCATGAAGGGCTCCTTCCCAGCACCTCGTTTCGTTCAAGGGCTGGGCCCTGTCCCATGAATGCGTTGGTCGATTGAAGGTTTCGTATCTACGTTGGTAGACCTTAGATGCAGTGGTGGGGACTGCATAAACAGATGCAGGCCAACACAATGACCCCCATCCCTATGAGGGCCTTTTAGCTCGCAGGTGACGGAGCGAGCTCGCAAACTGCCATCCGCCATCTGGATCACTAGATGTAGAGCGGAAGCTCGCCTCGTGAGCCATCGCGTCACAGATCGCCGCCAGCTTGCACGACCGGTGCCGGATCAATATCGACCATTGCTTCTACGTCTGTGCTGCTCGCACTTGAACACCCAATGTGCGTTCCCGTACCGAGTTCGTGGCTTGTCCCGGGCTGCGGCGCTGCCGCCTTGACTGGTGGATCGCTTGTCGCAGGTCAATTTGGAGGACTGTCGGCAGATCCTGTCGCCCGATTTGTCATTGAGCTGCCACTGATCTCAAGTCTGGAGTCGATCTTGTGAAGGGCCAAGCGCAGCGCTTCCTTACGTGACAGAAGCGAGACGAGATATGCAGGACGTCACCTCGTTGGCTCTACGTCCGAAAACCCGCCTGTCGAATCCGATTTAGCTCGTTAGGGGACTTCGTCGGCGCTTAGCGGTACGTGACCGTACAGACAGCGTAGCGCCCGTGACCAGCAGACCGAAACGTTAGTTTGTTTTTCACGTTGGTCTTTACATCGTCCGCTTGTGGCGGCGCCACCCCGAAGGCAATTCCAATGAACGTTAGCGATTTTGTTTGGCATCGGCTGTCCCAATGGGGCTTGAGCCGGGTTTATGGATACCCCGGAGACGGCGTCGGAGGTCTGGACGTCGCTTTAGAAGGCGCCAAGGACAAAATGGAGTACGTGCAGGTCCGGCATGAAGAGATGGCCGCCTTCATGGCCTCGGCGCACGCGAAGTTCACCGGTCAGGTGGGACTTTGCTACGCGACGTCCGGACCGGGTGCAATCCACCTGTTGAATGGCCTGTATGACGCCAAGATGGACCATGTTCCTGTGGTCGCTTTGGTCGGGCAGCAGGCGCGAAGCGCGATCGGAGCCAGCTATCAGCAGGAGGTCGATCTCCAAACACTCTTCCAGGACGTCACGGAGTACGTCGCGCAAGCGAGCGTCCCCGACCAGGTTCGCCACCTGATCGACCGGGCTGTTCGGATCGCGCACTTCAGACGCGCCGTTACGTGCGTGATCTTGCCGAAGGACGTGCAGGAGCTCGACTACAGCGATCCGCCGCTCGCACATGGCGCGACCCACACCGGGCTCGGCTATGCGGGGCCCGCCAAGATACCAAGCGAGGTCTTGCTCCGTGCCGCTGCTGACGTGCTCAACAGGGGCGACAAGGTGGCCATCCTGGTCGGCGCAGGCGCGCTCGAAGCAACGGACGAGGTCATCGCTGTGGCCGAGCGTCTCCAAGGGGGTGTCGCGAAGGCCCTGCTCGGAAAGGCCGCGTTGCCCGACGATCTGCCATTCGTGACCGGCTCTATCGGCTTACTCGGAACCAAGCCCAGTTGGGATCTGATGAAGAACTGCGACACATTCCTCATGGTGGGGTCCGCATTCCCCTACAGCGAGTTCCTGCCCAAGCCGGGAGACGCGCCTGGCGTGCAAATCGATATCGACGGCTCGCGGCTCAGCCTCCGCTATCCCATGGAGGTCAACATCGTTGGCGACAGCGCGGCAACATTGAACGCGCTGCTCCCCCTTCTTGACCAAAAGCAGGACTCGGCTTGGCGGCGGGACATCGAAAGCGGTGTGCGCGATTGGTGGGGCACGTTGGAACGACGTGCCATGAACTCTGCCGATCCGCTCAATCCACAGCGACTGTTCTGGGAGTTGTCCCCGCGGCTTCCAGATGATGCGATCATCACGGCCGACTCCGGGTCCGTGGCGAACTGGTATGCTCGGGATCTGAAGATCCGCCGCGGCATGAAAGCCTCGCTCTCGGGCGGATTGGCTTCACTAGGCGCGGGCACTCCTTACGCGCTCGCGGCCAAGATGGCCTATCCGGACCGGACCGTCATTGCGTGCATGGGGGATGGAGCCATGCAGATGAACGGGCTCAACGTGCTGATCACCATCTCCAAATACTGGAAGGAATGGTCAGATCCCCGACTCATCGTTCTCGTGCTGAACAACCGCGATCTCAATCAAGTCACGTGGGAAGAGCGCATCCAGCTCGGCTCCGGCAAAACGGAATCCACGCAGAGCATCCCGGATTTTCCATATCATCGGTACGCCGAGCTGCTCGGGCTGAAGGGGATTTTTGTTGACGATCCGGACAGGGTAGCAGCCGCCTGGGATGAGGCCCTCGCAGCCGACCGTCCTGTGGTTCTGGAGGCCTACACCGATCCGAACGTGCCGCCCTTGCCCCCGCACATCACGCTCAAGGACGCGAAGAACTTCATCAGCATGATTCCGTCAGAGCCTGAGCTTGGAAGCGTGCTCAGGAACAGCGCAAAGGAGCTGCTGACCAGTATCGTGCCCGGGAAGGAATAGATGAAGCGTGACGTTCCCATCGACCGCCTGCGTGCGCGAGCGTTTTCCGTTCCGACCGATCGGCCGGAAGCAGATGGGACTTTCAGCTGGGATTCGACGACTCTTGTCGTCGTCGAGGCGTGGGCCGGCAACAAGAAAGGCCTAGGCTACACCTATTCGAGCGCATCCATTGCCCGCCTGATCGAAGCCGAATTGTATCCGTCCATCAAAGGTCAGGACTCGATGGCTCCTCAGAGCTCGTGGTCATCCATGCAGCGAGCAGTGCGCAATCTGGGTCGAGAAGGACTCGCGGCGACCGCTATATCCGCGGTGGATGCGGCGCTTTATGACCTCAAGGCCCGGCTCCTGGAGATGCCGTTAGTCGGCATGCTGGGCAGCTACCGGCTTCGCGTCCCAATCTACGGGAGCGGAGGCTTCACCACATACTCCGATGATGAACTTCAAGAGCAGCTTGGAGCTTGGGTCGCCGAACAGGGGTGCGCCTACGTCAAGATGAAGGTCGGCTCTCAGCCGAAACGCGACCCCCAGCGAGTGAGGCTCGCCAAGCAAGCGATTGGAGAACGCGCCAGTCTCTTTGTCGATGCAAATGGAGCATATACACCCAAGCAAGCGCTCGAGCTTGCAAACGCTTTCGTCCAGGAAAGCGTGAGCTGGTTCGAGGAGCCCGTCTCCTCAGATGATCTAGATGGCTTGCAAGCGGTTCGCGCGCGCGTCCCCGCTGGAATGGATGTCGTGGCGGGCGAATACGCCTACACGGTGGACTACGTGCGGAGGATGCTCGCCGCGCGCGCGGTCGACGTGCAGCAGGCGGATATGACGCGCTGTGGTGGGATCACCGGTTTCCTCCAGATCGCTGCCCTGTGTGACGCATTTCACGTCGATCTGTCCGCCCATTGTGCGCCTTCGCTGCATCTGCACGCAGCCTGCGCTGCGCCGCGCTTGCGTCACCTGGAATGGTTTCATGACCATGTCCGGATCGAACACCTGCTGTTTGAAGGCGCTCCCGTTCCGAAGAACGGCGTCATCCGTCCCGATCTGTCGCGACCGGGAAACGGGCTGGCATTCAAAGAGACGGATGCCGCGCCTTATGCTGTTTGAGTACACCACATGACACGAACAAGACAGTCAGCTTTCCAGCATGCCGCGGATCTCTCGCGTTCGCTGGCCCACCGACCGGCAAGCCCGACAGGATCAGTAGTTCTCTGGCGACAAAAGAAATCGACGCAGAAGAAGTCCGTAGTCGCGGCGCGCCGATTGAACCGCGCGGCCGGCGGCCTGGCAGCCTCGGTGCTCGCCGATAGCGCGGTCGAGCACTACCGCGGCTCCTTCAAGAACAAGGCCATGTTCGTGCCGCTCGTCGTATCGGCCGTGACGCTTGCGATGAGTGCCCACGGCACCGCGGACACGCGCCCGGTCGCTCATGGAGCGCGTGATACAACTTATCTGTTGGCCGCCGCGACCGGTCTGATTGGGACCGGCTTTCATCTATACAACGTGACGAAGAAGGTCGGTGGCTTCAGCTGGCAGAACCTGTTTTATGGCGCGCCTGTCGGCGCTCCCATGGCGATCCTGCTCTCTGGCCTTTTGGGATATTGTTCGGAGCGCGTGCGCGAGAGCAAGCCACAAACAAGGCCCAAGGTCCTCTCGTTGCCAGCCGGTCGGACAATCGCGGCGGTGACCGCAGCTGGGTTGCTGGGGACGACGGGGGAAGTGGGATTGCTGCATTTCCGTGGGGCATTCCACAATCCGGTGATGGCCGTTCCGGTCACCCTGCCGCCGATCGGAGCCGGGTTGCTTCTGGCGGCATCAGCCGGCGCACGACGCCCACATCGGCTCGCGTGCTGGTGGATGCGACTGCTTGTAGGGATGGGCGTGGCAGGGGTCGGTTTTCACGCTTACGGCGTATCGCGGAATATGGGTGGCTGGCGCAATTGGAGCCAAAATCTTCTCAGCGGGCCGCCGCTGCCGGCGCCCCCGAGCTTTGCCGGGCTCGCCCTTGCCGGTCTTGCGGCGCTCGATCTGATGAGGGAGTACCCTGATGCATGACAGGACGCGCCCTGTTACCTCAAGCGAGCCTTATCCCGACTACGACGTTCTGAACAAGTGGGCCGGACCATCATGGAATGACAAGACCCGGGCAGTCGTGGCGCGCCGTTTGGCGATTGCACCCGAGCTGCGGTTCTTCACAGTCCCCGAGTTCGAGACCGTTTCGGCAATCGCCGCCCGCATCCTCCCGCAGCCGGCCGATCGGCCGGAAGTTCCAGTTGCCGCGCTCCTCGACAGCAAGCTGCAGGAAGGTACTTGCGACGGCTATCGCGTTGCCGGAATGCCGCGAGACCGGGAGGCGTGGCGGCAGGGGCTGAAGGCCATCGATGCCGAAGCGCAGCTGGCCTACCAGCGACGTTTCAACGAGATCACCGAAGCGGAGCAAGATGAATTGCTTCGTCGTGCTGAAGCTGGTGCGCTCACCGCTTCGGAGTGGGGCACGATACGCTCTGCGGACTTTTTCAAACGCAGATTATTACGCGACATCGTGCTTGCTTATTACGCACACCCGACCGCCTGGAGCGAGATCGGTTGGGGTGGGCCGGCAAGTCCGCGCGGCTATGTGCGTCTTGATTTCAATGAGCGCGATCCCTGGGAGGCAGCTGAAGCAAAGCCGGGCGCTGAGGACAAGGCAGCGAGGATCAATCGCCATGTCCGATGACCCCCTACAAAGTCCGCGCGCCAGGAACGGCCGCGCCCCGGATGTCTTCCGACCCGGCGCTTGGGTGCCGATGAGGCAGTACCGCGAGAACGAGGTTGTAGACTTCGCCATCGTGGGGACCGGGGCGGGCGGCGGCACGCTCGCTTGCAAGCTCGCTGAATATGGCTTTTCAGTCGTCGCGTTCGATGCGGGGCCATATTTTCGGCCACTCGAAGACTTTGCCTCCGATGAATCCGAGCAAACCAAGCTTTATTGGACCGACGATCGCATCGTGGACGGGGCTAATCCGCTGCAGCTGGGCAGCAATAACTGTGGCAAGGCCGTCGGAGGCTCGACGGTGCATTTTGCCATGGTGTCGCTTCGCTTCCGACCCGAGTGGTTCAAGGCGCGCACCCTGCTTGGCTATGGGGCCGACTGGCCATTGGATTGGCGCGAGATGTGGGACTATTACACCGAGGTAGAGCAGGCACTGAAGATATCCGGACCGATCAATTATCCCTGGGGACCGCCGCGACCCCGGTACCCCTATCGAGCCCATCCCCTCAACGCGGCTGCGCGTGCACTCGCGAAGGGTTGCGACGCGATGGGGATCAAGTGGACCGAAACACCACTTGCCACTCTTTCGGCTCCCCGAGGTCTGGCGCACCCTTGCGTCTATCGCGGCTTCTGCGTCGCCGGGTGCTCGACGAACGCGAAGCAGAGCGCCCTCGTGACGTGGATCCCGCGGGCGCTCGCGGCAGGGGCGGAAATCAGGGACCTTGCTATGGTCGGCCTTGTCGAGGTGGGCAGGACCGGTCTCGCCTCGGGCGTGCACTATCATCGTGACGGCAGCTGGCATTTCCAGCGTGCGCACAACGTCGTCGTCGCCGGATATTCGATCGAAACGCCGAGGCTCTTGTTCAATTCCGCGACGGACAAGTTCCCCGAGGGGCTTGCCAACAGCTCGGGTCTGCTCGGGAAGAACCTGATGGCGCAGTCCAATCAGGCAGTGTGGGGCGTGATGGC from Bradyrhizobium lupini harbors:
- a CDS encoding extracellular solute-binding protein; amino-acid sequence: MDTGRRSRVTRRRFVQQAGLAVAAAPLISAPFVTRALADTKTLTIVQWSHFVPEYDKWFDAFAKDWGDKNNVSVAVDHIPVGNIAARAAAEASAGSGHDIFGWNGSGGAHLYRKFLVDLTGLVEATEKKYGKISTIGRQIGYNQDDKTWSAFPDFYISFPSMYRKSMWDEIGITPDTWDNVRKGGAKLKAKGHPVGISLGHSNDPNTTWRGLLWAFGGALQDEAGKNVVLDKKETVEAVKFAAALYNDAMTPEVLSWDDSSNNRYLASGIGSMIINPISAYRTFQKTNPKGADDTFVMMPPKGPARQIMGGSAEYYGIWNFAKNREGAIDFLKYYADHWPEAFKASEGYNNPCFANLVPKPMPILSSDPTSTPNDKLMVLQGSDAWSAAPGYPGPSWPAVDEVYNDFVICDMMAKAAVGQMSAEESVKWAAKQAEAVFKKWQGS
- a CDS encoding thiamine pyrophosphate-requiring protein, which translates into the protein MNVSDFVWHRLSQWGLSRVYGYPGDGVGGLDVALEGAKDKMEYVQVRHEEMAAFMASAHAKFTGQVGLCYATSGPGAIHLLNGLYDAKMDHVPVVALVGQQARSAIGASYQQEVDLQTLFQDVTEYVAQASVPDQVRHLIDRAVRIAHFRRAVTCVILPKDVQELDYSDPPLAHGATHTGLGYAGPAKIPSEVLLRAAADVLNRGDKVAILVGAGALEATDEVIAVAERLQGGVAKALLGKAALPDDLPFVTGSIGLLGTKPSWDLMKNCDTFLMVGSAFPYSEFLPKPGDAPGVQIDIDGSRLSLRYPMEVNIVGDSAATLNALLPLLDQKQDSAWRRDIESGVRDWWGTLERRAMNSADPLNPQRLFWELSPRLPDDAIITADSGSVANWYARDLKIRRGMKASLSGGLASLGAGTPYALAAKMAYPDRTVIACMGDGAMQMNGLNVLITISKYWKEWSDPRLIVLVLNNRDLNQVTWEERIQLGSGKTESTQSIPDFPYHRYAELLGLKGIFVDDPDRVAAAWDEALAADRPVVLEAYTDPNVPPLPPHITLKDAKNFISMIPSEPELGSVLRNSAKELLTSIVPGKE
- a CDS encoding enolase C-terminal domain-like protein, with product MKRDVPIDRLRARAFSVPTDRPEADGTFSWDSTTLVVVEAWAGNKKGLGYTYSSASIARLIEAELYPSIKGQDSMAPQSSWSSMQRAVRNLGREGLAATAISAVDAALYDLKARLLEMPLVGMLGSYRLRVPIYGSGGFTTYSDDELQEQLGAWVAEQGCAYVKMKVGSQPKRDPQRVRLAKQAIGERASLFVDANGAYTPKQALELANAFVQESVSWFEEPVSSDDLDGLQAVRARVPAGMDVVAGEYAYTVDYVRRMLAARAVDVQQADMTRCGGITGFLQIAALCDAFHVDLSAHCAPSLHLHAACAAPRLRHLEWFHDHVRIEHLLFEGAPVPKNGVIRPDLSRPGNGLAFKETDAAPYAV
- a CDS encoding gluconate 2-dehydrogenase subunit 3 family protein, producing MHDRTRPVTSSEPYPDYDVLNKWAGPSWNDKTRAVVARRLAIAPELRFFTVPEFETVSAIAARILPQPADRPEVPVAALLDSKLQEGTCDGYRVAGMPRDREAWRQGLKAIDAEAQLAYQRRFNEITEAEQDELLRRAEAGALTASEWGTIRSADFFKRRLLRDIVLAYYAHPTAWSEIGWGGPASPRGYVRLDFNERDPWEAAEAKPGAEDKAARINRHVR
- a CDS encoding GMC family oxidoreductase produces the protein MSDDPLQSPRARNGRAPDVFRPGAWVPMRQYRENEVVDFAIVGTGAGGGTLACKLAEYGFSVVAFDAGPYFRPLEDFASDESEQTKLYWTDDRIVDGANPLQLGSNNCGKAVGGSTVHFAMVSLRFRPEWFKARTLLGYGADWPLDWREMWDYYTEVEQALKISGPINYPWGPPRPRYPYRAHPLNAAARALAKGCDAMGIKWTETPLATLSAPRGLAHPCVYRGFCVAGCSTNAKQSALVTWIPRALAAGAEIRDLAMVGLVEVGRTGLASGVHYHRDGSWHFQRAHNVVVAGYSIETPRLLFNSATDKFPEGLANSSGLLGKNLMAQSNQAVWGVMADEVRSYKGPPSLAITEHWNYEDRGKDFFGGYAYMSQGPLPQLWANTQASAHGLWGARLVAEMKNYNHIVGLKIVGEMLPQERNCVTLSEEVDQYGLRIPRVTYSWCENDKRLIDHSLRFMSQALRAVDARHIWTQEDDTCHLNGTARMGTDPGTSVVNADCRSWDIQNLWICDGSVFPTVGGANPSLTIQAIACRTADRIRTLARQGEIRI